The Aeromicrobium sp. Sec7.5 genome window below encodes:
- the rraA gene encoding ribonuclease E activity regulator RraA, which translates to MTFTTPDLCDELGEAARVLAAGFRDFGGREVFDGPVRTVRCLGDNSRVKELLATPGDGAVLVVDGGGSLSVALLGDMIAEGAVAEGWVGVVIEGAVRDVEILRTLPFGVRALGSVPRRSDRQGRGEVDVPVTVGGVRVEVGDHLYADATGILVTRP; encoded by the coding sequence ATGACCTTCACGACCCCTGACCTGTGCGACGAGCTGGGCGAGGCGGCGCGGGTCCTCGCGGCCGGCTTCCGCGACTTCGGCGGACGCGAGGTGTTCGACGGCCCGGTGCGCACGGTTCGGTGCCTCGGGGACAACTCGCGCGTCAAGGAGCTGCTGGCCACGCCGGGGGACGGCGCGGTCCTGGTGGTCGACGGCGGCGGGTCGCTCTCGGTCGCGCTGCTCGGCGACATGATCGCCGAGGGTGCGGTGGCCGAGGGCTGGGTCGGTGTCGTGATCGAGGGCGCCGTCCGTGACGTCGAGATCCTTCGCACCCTCCCGTTCGGGGTGCGTGCGCTCGGCTCGGTCCCGCGCCGGTCCGACCGCCAGGGTCGTGGCGAGGTCGATGTCCCCGTCACGGTCGGCGGCGTGCGCGTCGAGGTGGGCGACCACCTCTACGCCGATGCCACCGGAATCCTCGTCACCCGCCCCTGA
- a CDS encoding SCO6745 family protein, with amino-acid sequence MTTREFWRSIEAIHDVVYFAPEAIERYEQLGLRGFWMGYCASRGGALGAVGPEVATALFHGFAPGRVGRALPDAWDRTTPDAVLTARLDGAREALERGFVDLPADVDVARTADALHQLAGMLDLAGRPLAAAHRSVPAPTDPLGKLWHAATVLREYRGDSHVAVLTAAGLGGAESNALAAAVGLVTHDQYRSRGWTEEQWAAAFDRLQQFGWVDGTEATETGRAARERLEDATDRSCGAGLDQEGTARAYALVPALVPMARSIESTGVIFYPNPTGVPQP; translated from the coding sequence ATGACCACCCGGGAATTCTGGCGGAGCATCGAGGCCATCCACGACGTCGTGTACTTCGCACCGGAGGCGATCGAGCGTTACGAGCAGCTGGGCCTGCGGGGCTTCTGGATGGGCTACTGCGCCTCGCGCGGAGGCGCTCTCGGGGCGGTCGGCCCGGAGGTCGCCACCGCCCTGTTCCACGGCTTCGCGCCCGGCCGGGTCGGGCGGGCCCTGCCCGACGCGTGGGACCGCACCACCCCCGACGCCGTGCTGACGGCCCGCCTCGACGGCGCCCGCGAGGCGCTGGAGCGTGGCTTCGTCGACCTGCCCGCGGACGTCGACGTCGCCCGCACGGCCGACGCCCTCCACCAGCTCGCCGGGATGCTCGACCTCGCCGGCCGGCCGCTCGCCGCGGCCCACCGCAGCGTGCCGGCACCGACCGATCCGCTCGGGAAGCTCTGGCACGCGGCCACCGTGCTGCGCGAGTACCGGGGTGACTCGCACGTCGCGGTCCTCACCGCGGCCGGGCTGGGCGGTGCCGAGTCGAACGCGCTGGCTGCCGCCGTCGGGCTCGTGACCCACGACCAATACCGCTCTCGCGGCTGGACCGAGGAGCAGTGGGCCGCGGCCTTCGACCGTCTGCAGCAGTTCGGCTGGGTCGACGGCACCGAGGCGACGGAGACGGGCCGCGCGGCGCGGGAGCGTCTCGAGGACGCGACCGACCGTTCGTGCGGAGCCGGGCTCGACCAGGAGGGCACGGCCCGTGCGTACGCCCTCGTCCCCGCGCTGGTGCCGATGGCCCGCTCGATCGAGTCCACCGGCGTGATCTTCTACCCCAACCCGACGGGCGTCCCGCAGCCGTAG
- a CDS encoding metal-dependent transcriptional regulator: MSVTSVGDLTPSVQNYLKAIWSLQEWTTDPVTASRIAARVELRTSTVSGALAKLTEQGLVEHDRYGTVELTPAGRTMALAMVRRHRLIETFLVKVLDYSWDQVDDEAEHLEHAVSDFMVDRIDEVLGRPTRDPHGDPIPDAAGVITMPDAVRLTGVDAGSAVRVERISDRDPGLLQHLEFAGVLPGAQLMVGEGEPYSGAIEVRVGDGDGVNLGTSATDAVFVTILG; the protein is encoded by the coding sequence ATGTCGGTCACGTCGGTCGGGGACCTCACCCCCAGCGTGCAGAACTACCTCAAGGCCATCTGGAGCCTGCAGGAGTGGACCACCGACCCCGTCACCGCGAGCCGTATCGCCGCACGGGTCGAGCTCCGCACGTCCACCGTCTCCGGGGCCCTCGCCAAGCTGACCGAGCAGGGACTCGTCGAGCACGACCGCTACGGCACCGTCGAGCTGACGCCGGCTGGCCGCACGATGGCGCTCGCGATGGTGCGCCGGCACCGCTTGATCGAGACGTTCCTGGTCAAGGTGCTCGACTACTCGTGGGACCAGGTCGACGACGAGGCCGAGCACCTCGAGCACGCGGTGTCCGACTTCATGGTCGACCGCATCGACGAGGTGCTCGGTCGGCCCACGCGCGACCCGCACGGCGACCCGATCCCCGACGCTGCCGGCGTCATCACGATGCCCGACGCGGTGCGACTCACGGGGGTGGACGCCGGGTCGGCGGTCCGCGTCGAGCGCATCTCCGACCGCGACCCCGGGCTGCTGCAGCACCTGGAGTTCGCGGGCGTCCTGCCCGGCGCCCAGCTCATGGTCGGTGAGGGCGAGCCGTACTCGGGCGCGATCGAGGTGCGGGTCGGCGACGGCGACGGCGTCAACCTCGGCACCTCCGCGACCGACGCCGTCTTCGTGACGATCCTCGGCTGA
- a CDS encoding GNAT family N-acetyltransferase, whose translation MTPTLTVRPIDPVADADAIHRWVTEDRGSFWMMSEYTLEEVREVYTWLDEQPTHTASFVLADGAPAAIVQTYRVDAEVEPISQLIDHRPGDLGIHFFVAGGDTHREGWTASLVAAGARHVLADRSIRRLVLDPDVDNTAAIDLAERFGAVRGPIVDLGHKTAQVLLLDAASLR comes from the coding sequence GTGACCCCGACCTTGACCGTCCGACCGATCGACCCGGTCGCGGACGCGGACGCGATCCACCGCTGGGTCACCGAGGACCGCGGCAGCTTCTGGATGATGAGCGAGTACACGCTCGAAGAGGTCCGGGAGGTGTACACGTGGCTCGACGAGCAGCCCACCCACACGGCCTCGTTCGTCCTCGCCGACGGAGCGCCGGCTGCGATCGTGCAGACCTATCGCGTCGACGCCGAGGTCGAGCCGATCTCGCAGCTGATCGACCACCGCCCCGGCGACCTCGGCATCCACTTCTTCGTCGCCGGAGGCGACACGCACCGCGAGGGCTGGACGGCGAGCCTGGTCGCGGCGGGAGCCCGGCACGTGCTGGCCGACCGCTCGATCCGGCGGCTCGTGCTCGACCCCGACGTGGACAACACCGCCGCGATCGACCTCGCCGAGCGCTTCGGCGCGGTGCGCGGACCGATCGTCGACCTCGGTCACAAGACCGCGCAGGTCCTGCTCCTCGACGCCGCGTCGCTGCGCTGA